In Achromobacter xylosoxidans A8, a single window of DNA contains:
- a CDS encoding hydroxymethylglutaryl-CoA lyase: MAQSNAHTPDVLISEVGPRDGLQSVKATMATADKLRWIDALIAAGVREIEVASFVPARLLPQMADAAEVVRHAAGHAGITVMALVPNARGAEAALRAGVHKLTMPVSASRAHSLANVRKTPEDMVEEVRAIVRLRDELAPAVKLEAGISTAFGCTLQGSVPEDEVIRLAALCVAAGADESGLSDTVGYANPAQVRRLFRRLRAELGEKAGAAHMHNTRGLGLANCLAAWEEGVRTFDSSLGGLGGCPYAPGASGNVVTEDLVFMFEAMGVRTGIDLDGIVAARAPLAAGLPGEPLYGMTPDAGLPKGFVRRA, encoded by the coding sequence ATGGCTCAATCCAACGCCCACACACCCGACGTCCTGATCAGCGAGGTCGGCCCGCGCGATGGCTTGCAATCCGTCAAGGCAACGATGGCCACGGCGGATAAGTTGCGTTGGATCGACGCCTTGATTGCGGCCGGTGTGCGCGAGATCGAAGTCGCTTCCTTCGTGCCGGCGCGCCTGCTGCCGCAGATGGCCGATGCCGCAGAAGTGGTGCGCCATGCGGCGGGGCATGCCGGCATCACGGTCATGGCCCTGGTCCCCAATGCGCGCGGCGCCGAAGCGGCGCTGCGGGCCGGCGTCCACAAGCTGACCATGCCGGTGTCGGCGAGCCGCGCACACTCGCTGGCTAACGTGCGCAAGACACCCGAGGACATGGTGGAGGAAGTGCGCGCCATCGTACGGCTGCGCGACGAGCTGGCTCCCGCGGTCAAGCTGGAGGCCGGGATCTCAACGGCCTTCGGTTGCACCTTGCAGGGCAGCGTGCCCGAAGACGAAGTCATCCGCCTCGCCGCGCTGTGCGTGGCGGCGGGCGCCGATGAGTCGGGACTGTCGGACACCGTGGGTTACGCCAATCCCGCGCAAGTGCGCCGGCTGTTCCGCCGCCTGCGCGCCGAACTCGGGGAAAAGGCCGGCGCGGCCCACATGCACAACACGCGCGGCCTGGGCCTGGCCAACTGCCTGGCGGCCTGGGAGGAGGGCGTGCGCACGTTCGACAGTTCCCTCGGCGGACTGGGCGGATGCCCGTACGCGCCCGGTGCGTCCGGCAATGTCGTGACGGAGGACCTGGTCTTCATGTTCGAGGCCATGGGCGTGCGCACCGGCATCGACCTGGATGGAATCGTCGCCGCGCGCGCGCCGCTGGCCGCCGGCCTGCCCGGCGAGCCGCTGTACGGCATGACCCCCGACGCCGGCTTGCCCAAAGGATTCGTCCGGCGGGCTTGA
- a CDS encoding acyl-CoA thioesterase, which translates to MTSTEYVVSETPFIVRRRVKWGDCDPAGVVYTVTFGEYVLSAAELFYGHLFNGTPQRIKDEHGFGTPTRALAFDFQASLWPDEEFDMCVRVEEIRTRTYTLHVAGSVRGQPAFDARLTPICVARGERRAIEVPAALRGALQSYQEACAQAEANRSQAK; encoded by the coding sequence ATGACCAGCACTGAATACGTAGTGAGCGAGACGCCGTTCATCGTGCGCCGCCGCGTCAAATGGGGCGATTGCGATCCCGCCGGCGTGGTTTACACCGTCACCTTCGGCGAATACGTGCTGTCGGCGGCCGAACTGTTCTACGGCCATCTGTTCAACGGCACGCCGCAGCGCATCAAGGACGAGCATGGTTTCGGCACGCCGACGCGCGCGCTGGCCTTCGACTTCCAGGCCTCGCTGTGGCCGGACGAGGAATTCGACATGTGCGTCAGGGTCGAGGAAATCCGCACCCGCACCTACACCCTGCACGTCGCCGGCAGCGTGCGCGGCCAGCCCGCCTTCGATGCCCGGCTGACCCCGATCTGCGTGGCGCGCGGCGAACGGCGCGCCATCGAAGTGCCCGCCGCGCTGCGCGGCGCCTTGCAGTCATATCAGGAAGCCTGCGCGCAGGCCGAAGCAAACAGGAGCCAAGCAAAATGA
- a CDS encoding IclR family transcriptional regulator, whose protein sequence is MPRKAATESLADADAAAGGVAAVDRALSLMSVFTPRDKALSLGELAERTRLYKSTVLRLLASLEHAGWIQRLDDGRYALGGEVARLHGIYASSFSLEHVVLPVLRDLVAATGESAAYHVRQGDARLCLYRVDSPHPVRDHIRAGDLLPLDRGSGGRVLTAYDPVLGHAPGPEQELYARIRADGYFAAMGDRLAEVAGISAPVFLLNGEIAAAVTLTAPVHRYVAAHLAAVQEAARRLTGKVG, encoded by the coding sequence ATGCCGCGTAAAGCCGCCACGGAATCGCTCGCCGACGCCGACGCCGCCGCAGGCGGCGTGGCGGCGGTAGATCGCGCGTTGAGCTTGATGTCGGTGTTTACGCCCCGCGACAAAGCCCTGTCCCTGGGCGAGCTGGCCGAGCGCACGCGCCTGTACAAGAGCACCGTCCTGCGGCTGCTGGCGTCGCTGGAACACGCCGGCTGGATCCAGCGCCTGGATGACGGCCGCTATGCCCTGGGCGGGGAAGTCGCGCGCCTGCACGGCATCTACGCTTCCTCGTTTTCGCTGGAGCACGTCGTCCTGCCGGTGCTGCGCGACCTGGTCGCGGCCACCGGCGAAAGCGCCGCCTACCACGTGCGCCAGGGCGATGCGCGCCTGTGCCTGTACCGCGTGGATTCCCCGCATCCCGTGCGCGACCACATCCGCGCGGGCGATCTGCTGCCGCTGGATCGCGGCAGCGGCGGACGCGTATTGACGGCCTACGACCCGGTGCTGGGCCACGCGCCCGGGCCTGAACAGGAGTTGTACGCCCGCATCCGCGCCGACGGCTATTTCGCCGCCATGGGCGACCGCCTGGCGGAAGTGGCGGGCATATCCGCGCCCGTCTTTTTGCTCAATGGCGAAATCGCTGCCGCAGTAACGCTGACTGCGCCTGTGCATCGTTATGTCGCCGCCCATCTGGCGGCGGTGCAGGAGGCGGCGCGGCGCCTGACGGGGAAAGTCGGTTAG
- a CDS encoding LysR family transcriptional regulator, which translates to MISLGLRYFLEVARCGSIAGAAAAQHVAASAVSRQIAKLEDGLGIALFERQARGMELSEAGRQLAAYANAAALEAERVTTEIRQRSHLGDVTIRLACTEGFAHRFLPMCMAEFKRVRPEARFHLHVERPEEVSRQILEGLSQLALRYTTAQDDRLKTELLVRAPVYAVMCRNHPLASRRSLSMRDLAKVPLSLGDQGTTVRQLFDAACANAGLHIEPAYVSNHSAAFLPMLPGSEIVALSGYLTMLGQRDGEGLAAVPFSNPEMRQRSIQVLTLQGRTLPALAREFLEFMAQRLTATPKAPEADA; encoded by the coding sequence ATGATTTCGCTGGGCTTGAGGTACTTCCTGGAGGTCGCGCGCTGCGGCTCGATCGCCGGCGCCGCGGCTGCGCAGCACGTGGCGGCCTCGGCCGTCAGCCGGCAGATCGCCAAGCTGGAGGACGGGCTGGGCATTGCATTGTTCGAGCGGCAGGCGCGCGGCATGGAACTGAGCGAGGCCGGCCGCCAATTGGCCGCCTATGCCAATGCCGCGGCGCTGGAAGCAGAGCGCGTCACCACCGAGATACGCCAGCGCAGCCACCTGGGCGACGTGACCATACGCCTGGCCTGCACCGAGGGTTTCGCCCACCGTTTCCTGCCCATGTGCATGGCCGAGTTCAAGCGGGTCCGGCCCGAAGCCCGTTTCCATCTGCACGTGGAACGCCCCGAGGAAGTCAGCCGCCAGATCCTGGAAGGCCTGTCGCAGCTGGCGCTGCGCTACACCACCGCGCAGGATGACCGCCTCAAGACCGAACTGCTGGTGCGCGCCCCGGTCTATGCGGTGATGTGCCGGAACCATCCGCTGGCCAGCCGGCGCAGCCTCAGCATGCGCGACCTGGCGAAGGTGCCGCTGTCGCTGGGCGATCAGGGCACCACGGTGCGGCAGTTGTTCGACGCGGCTTGCGCGAACGCGGGGCTGCACATCGAGCCGGCCTATGTATCCAACCATTCCGCGGCCTTTCTGCCCATGCTGCCCGGCAGCGAGATCGTGGCGCTGTCGGGCTACCTGACCATGTTGGGACAGCGCGACGGAGAGGGCCTGGCCGCGGTGCCGTTCAGCAATCCGGAGATGCGGCAGCGGAGCATCCAGGTGCTGACATTGCAGGGCCGGACGCTGCCGGCGCTGGCCCGCGAGTTCCTGGAGTTCATGGCGCAGCGGCTGACGGCCACGCCCAAGGCGCCGGAAGCGGACGCCTGA
- a CDS encoding AMP-binding protein, whose product MRDIRHPIEGVIYHHAERARQYFASGAWERSTVGAALHATALRCPERTALIIDEGSLSFRELDEQTDRLAAALLKLGLAPADRAIFQMGTTLETALALLACYKAGIVPVCSLPQHRELEIGQLTRQTRARGYFVQADFGKFDLPAFAAGMLAASDTLEHLVVARGDSPHGVSLHALLDAMPLAEARLILADQGPGCEDVLSFQLSGGTTGMPKIIPRFHAEYLGHSLACARRYKMQDDDRIIWALPLLHNAAQVYVLIPVIAMGVSAVLMPRVDVPRMLELIERHRVTRAMSIGPIAPQLMAFPDLARYDLSTLRLFITMSAADRLEAHLNVPCSNLFGITEGLLLGSPADASEYERHHTQGRSGCAEDDIRLLAPGTEEPVAEGQMGELCFRGPATLPGFFDAPAANASAYTSDGYYRTGDMMTARVVDGKTCYAFEGRLRDNINRGGEKIGCEEVEALVGAHPAISEARLVAMPDPFYGEKGCVFVIVRPGHKAPSLTELADFLTGQGLAKYKCPERIEQIEAFPVTKVGKLDKAALRHSVAEMLNQEAAKARENGNDQH is encoded by the coding sequence ATGCGAGATATACGCCACCCCATAGAGGGCGTGATCTACCACCACGCCGAACGGGCCCGCCAGTACTTCGCCAGCGGCGCGTGGGAGCGCTCGACCGTGGGCGCGGCGCTGCACGCCACCGCCCTGCGTTGCCCCGAGCGCACCGCGCTGATCATCGACGAAGGCAGCCTGAGTTTCCGCGAACTGGATGAACAGACCGATCGGCTGGCCGCCGCCTTGCTGAAACTCGGCCTGGCGCCGGCGGACCGCGCCATCTTCCAGATGGGCACCACGCTGGAAACGGCGCTGGCCCTGCTGGCCTGCTACAAGGCGGGCATCGTACCCGTCTGTTCGCTGCCGCAGCACCGCGAACTGGAGATCGGCCAGTTGACGCGCCAGACTCGCGCCCGCGGCTATTTCGTGCAAGCCGACTTCGGCAAGTTCGACCTGCCGGCCTTCGCCGCGGGCATGCTGGCCGCGAGCGACACGCTGGAGCACCTGGTCGTAGCGCGCGGCGACTCGCCGCACGGCGTGTCGCTCCATGCGCTGCTGGACGCGATGCCGCTGGCCGAGGCCCGCCTCATCCTGGCGGACCAGGGCCCCGGCTGCGAAGACGTGCTGAGCTTCCAGCTGTCGGGCGGCACCACCGGCATGCCCAAGATCATCCCGCGCTTCCATGCCGAGTACCTGGGCCATTCGCTGGCCTGCGCCCGGCGCTACAAGATGCAGGACGACGACCGCATCATCTGGGCGCTGCCCCTGCTGCACAACGCCGCCCAGGTCTATGTGCTGATTCCCGTGATCGCCATGGGCGTATCCGCGGTGCTGATGCCACGGGTCGACGTGCCGCGCATGCTGGAGCTGATCGAGCGCCACCGCGTCACCCGCGCCATGTCCATCGGGCCGATAGCGCCGCAGCTCATGGCCTTCCCCGACCTGGCGCGCTACGACCTGTCCACGCTGCGCCTGTTCATCACCATGAGCGCGGCCGACCGGCTCGAAGCCCATCTGAACGTGCCCTGCTCCAATCTGTTCGGTATCACCGAAGGGCTGCTGCTGGGCTCGCCCGCCGACGCGTCCGAGTACGAGCGGCACCACACCCAGGGACGCTCGGGCTGCGCCGAAGACGACATCCGCCTGCTGGCGCCCGGCACTGAGGAGCCAGTGGCCGAAGGGCAAATGGGCGAACTCTGCTTCCGCGGCCCCGCCACCCTGCCGGGGTTCTTCGACGCTCCCGCCGCCAACGCCTCGGCCTACACCTCCGACGGCTATTACCGCACCGGCGACATGATGACGGCGCGCGTGGTGGACGGGAAAACCTGCTACGCCTTCGAGGGCCGCCTGCGCGACAACATCAACCGCGGCGGCGAGAAGATCGGCTGCGAGGAAGTCGAGGCGCTGGTGGGCGCGCATCCGGCCATTTCCGAGGCGCGGCTGGTGGCCATGCCCGACCCTTTCTATGGCGAGAAAGGCTGCGTCTTCGTCATCGTCCGGCCCGGGCATAAGGCGCCGAGCCTGACGGAACTGGCGGATTTCCTCACCGGCCAGGGGCTGGCCAAATACAAGTGCCCGGAACGCATCGAACAGATCGAGGCCTTTCCCGTGACCAAGGTCGGCAAGCTCGACAAGGCCGCCCTGCGCCATAGCGTCGCGGAAATGCTCAACCAGGAGGCCGCCAAGGCCAGGGAGAACGGCAATGACCAGCACTGA
- a CDS encoding CaiB/BaiF CoA transferase family protein yields the protein MSSHAHPRLPYEHIRVVEFTHMVMGPTCGMLLADLGAEVIKVEPVGGDSTRRLLGSGAGFFPMFNRNKKSIALDLKQPEGIEAALRLIDSADIVSENFKAGVMEKLGLDYATLKQRNPRLIYVSHKGFLPGPYEHRTALDEVVQMMGGLAYMTGRPGDPLRAGASVNDIMGGMFGAIGAMAALAQREQTGAGTEVQASLFENNVFLVGQHMMQYAVTGRAAAPMPSRISAWAIYDVFTVKDGEQIFLAVVSDKQWGIFCRAFGLGELLADPRLASNNDRVQARDWLMPQLRSHLADRSAAELAAVFEREGLPFAPITRPEQLFEDPHLAATGGLAPIALEDGRESRVPLAPFTLGGAQPGIRLQPPAVGEHTDALLRGVGYRDDEIAALKARQITQGD from the coding sequence ATGTCCAGCCACGCCCATCCGCGCCTTCCGTACGAACACATCCGCGTCGTCGAATTCACCCACATGGTCATGGGTCCCACCTGCGGCATGCTGCTGGCGGACCTGGGGGCCGAAGTCATCAAGGTTGAACCCGTGGGCGGCGACAGCACGCGCCGCTTGCTCGGGTCGGGCGCGGGCTTCTTCCCCATGTTCAACCGCAACAAGAAGAGCATCGCCCTGGACCTGAAGCAGCCCGAGGGAATCGAAGCCGCATTGCGGCTGATCGACTCGGCCGACATCGTCAGCGAGAACTTCAAGGCCGGCGTGATGGAGAAGCTGGGCCTGGACTACGCCACGCTCAAGCAGCGCAATCCCCGCCTGATCTACGTCAGCCACAAGGGCTTCCTGCCCGGTCCCTACGAACACCGGACGGCGCTGGACGAAGTGGTGCAGATGATGGGCGGCCTGGCTTACATGACGGGGCGTCCAGGCGATCCGCTGCGCGCGGGCGCCAGCGTCAACGACATCATGGGCGGCATGTTCGGCGCCATCGGCGCCATGGCGGCGCTGGCCCAGCGCGAACAGACGGGCGCAGGCACGGAAGTGCAGGCATCGCTGTTCGAGAACAACGTCTTCCTGGTGGGGCAGCACATGATGCAGTACGCCGTCACCGGCCGGGCCGCCGCGCCCATGCCCAGCCGCATCTCGGCCTGGGCCATCTACGACGTGTTCACCGTCAAGGACGGCGAACAGATCTTCCTGGCCGTGGTCAGCGACAAGCAATGGGGCATCTTCTGCCGCGCTTTCGGACTTGGCGAGCTGCTGGCCGACCCCCGTCTGGCCAGCAACAACGACCGCGTGCAGGCACGCGATTGGTTGATGCCGCAGTTGCGCTCGCATCTGGCGGATCGCAGCGCGGCGGAACTGGCGGCTGTGTTCGAGCGCGAAGGCCTGCCCTTCGCGCCGATCACGCGGCCCGAGCAGCTGTTCGAGGATCCCCACCTGGCAGCCACCGGCGGCCTGGCGCCCATCGCGCTGGAAGACGGCCGGGAATCGCGGGTGCCGCTGGCGCCTTTCACGCTGGGCGGCGCCCAGCCCGGAATACGCCTGCAGCCGCCTGCGGTGGGCGAACACACCGACGCGCTGCTGCGCGGCGTCGGCTATCGCGACGATGAAATCGCGGCCTTGAAAGCAAGGCAAATCACACAAGGAGACTAA
- a CDS encoding FAD-dependent monooxygenase yields the protein MKIAIIGAGPAGLYFSLLAKKHAPQHDITVYEQNPRGATYGWGVVFSDIGLSFLREADPEFFKAFVAHHERCDYMEIIHQGARVQVQGNHFSRTARIDMLEVLEKACLEAGVKILHEQRIEDIGRLAAEVDMVVAADGSNSAVRKQYAEHFRPSFERRRNKFAWYGTRQRFHPVSLIFRETDHGIFIAHSYQYSKDLSTFLVEVDPDTWQRAGLDSASEDASRRYCAEVFRADLGANELLGNRSLWFEASIVRNERWSHGNIVLLGDALRTVHFSLGSGTRMAMQDAIALHQGLTQHPDDAQAAFAHFEAQRRPASANFQTAAARSLDWYENVAEKMHLDPVSFAYDYMRRTGQVSHDDLRQRDPGFAAAYEARHPEAAAVS from the coding sequence ATGAAGATCGCCATCATCGGAGCAGGCCCCGCCGGCCTGTACTTTTCGCTGCTGGCCAAGAAGCATGCCCCGCAGCACGACATCACCGTCTACGAACAGAATCCGCGCGGCGCCACCTACGGCTGGGGCGTGGTGTTCTCGGACATCGGCCTGTCCTTCCTGCGCGAGGCCGACCCGGAATTCTTCAAGGCCTTCGTGGCGCACCACGAACGCTGCGACTACATGGAGATCATCCACCAGGGCGCCCGCGTCCAGGTCCAGGGCAACCATTTCTCGCGCACGGCCCGCATCGACATGCTGGAAGTCCTGGAAAAAGCCTGCCTGGAAGCCGGCGTGAAGATCCTGCACGAGCAGCGGATCGAGGACATCGGGCGGCTGGCCGCGGAAGTGGACATGGTAGTGGCCGCCGACGGCAGCAACAGCGCCGTGCGCAAGCAGTACGCCGAGCACTTCCGCCCCAGCTTCGAACGCCGCCGCAACAAGTTCGCCTGGTATGGCACCCGCCAGCGCTTCCATCCGGTATCGCTGATCTTCCGCGAAACAGACCACGGCATCTTCATCGCCCACAGCTACCAGTACAGCAAGGATCTCAGCACTTTCCTGGTGGAAGTGGACCCGGACACCTGGCAGCGCGCCGGCCTGGACTCGGCCAGCGAGGACGCCAGCCGCCGCTATTGCGCCGAGGTGTTCCGCGCCGACCTGGGCGCGAACGAACTGCTGGGCAACCGCTCCTTGTGGTTCGAGGCCAGCATCGTGCGCAACGAGCGCTGGTCGCACGGCAACATCGTGCTGCTGGGCGATGCACTGCGCACCGTGCATTTTTCGCTGGGCTCCGGCACCCGGATGGCGATGCAGGACGCGATCGCGCTACATCAGGGCCTGACGCAGCATCCCGACGACGCGCAGGCCGCGTTCGCGCACTTCGAGGCGCAGCGCCGTCCGGCTTCGGCCAATTTCCAGACCGCCGCCGCGCGCAGCCTGGACTGGTACGAGAACGTGGCCGAGAAGATGCACCTGGACCCGGTGTCCTTCGCCTACGACTACATGCGCCGCACCGGCCAAGTCAGCCACGACGACCTGCGCCAGCGCGATCCGGGCTTCGCCGCTGCCTACGAGGCGCGGCATCCGGAAGCGGCCGCCGTGTCCTGA
- a CDS encoding VOC family protein, translated as MTATPKTPAPLRLHGVDHTARPTWRLRETVAFYRDILGLPLVHVISARGWGPATHPDFLHFFFDSGQGSTIAFFYYLGSDEPEALRGRSSMRPLPEDHVFDATHTAWLVDSEDELKAWKQKLQDAGLEVSVETRHEVIESIYVRDPNGYFIEFTRKLRPLGEVDAIDADLTLRAAMQAEADAESAGGRIRHIDDVWARKAALLEDRLQMADSAAEPRVRIFVPRVEEFSSLVQDASERENCTVLPGEHFDCIVADGPLEFQRKALGLKPAVWYGLFTGGVSGTIDVLDRDRVLISAVRH; from the coding sequence ATGACTGCAACCCCCAAGACCCCCGCCCCCCTGCGCCTGCACGGCGTGGACCACACGGCGCGGCCCACCTGGCGCCTGCGCGAAACGGTCGCCTTCTATCGCGACATCCTCGGCCTGCCACTGGTCCATGTGATCTCCGCGCGCGGCTGGGGTCCCGCTACGCACCCGGACTTCCTGCACTTCTTTTTCGATAGCGGCCAGGGCAGCACGATTGCGTTCTTCTACTACCTGGGCTCGGACGAACCGGAGGCGCTGCGCGGACGCAGCAGCATGCGGCCGCTGCCCGAGGACCACGTGTTCGACGCCACCCACACCGCCTGGCTGGTCGACAGTGAAGACGAGCTCAAGGCCTGGAAGCAGAAGCTGCAGGACGCCGGGCTGGAAGTCTCCGTCGAAACCCGCCATGAGGTGATCGAATCCATCTATGTGCGCGATCCCAACGGCTACTTCATCGAATTCACGCGCAAGCTGCGCCCGTTGGGCGAGGTCGACGCGATCGACGCCGACCTGACGCTGCGCGCGGCCATGCAGGCCGAAGCCGATGCGGAATCCGCCGGCGGCCGCATCCGGCATATCGACGACGTCTGGGCGCGCAAGGCCGCGCTGCTGGAAGACCGGCTGCAGATGGCGGACAGCGCCGCCGAGCCGCGCGTGCGGATCTTCGTGCCCCGGGTCGAGGAATTCTCTTCCCTGGTGCAGGACGCTTCCGAGCGCGAGAACTGCACGGTGCTGCCGGGCGAGCATTTCGACTGCATCGTCGCCGACGGCCCGCTGGAGTTCCAGCGCAAGGCCCTGGGGCTCAAGCCCGCCGTCTGGTACGGCTTGTTCACCGGCGGCGTCAGCGGCACGATCGACGTATTGGATCGGGACCGCGTCCTGATCTCGGCCGTGCGCCACTGA
- a CDS encoding Bug family tripartite tricarboxylate transporter substrate binding protein, producing the protein MKNTLWCMALTGALACASAQAQSDKYPERPVRIVLPYSVGSGPDAVARMLGEQLTAAWKQPLIVENKPGANGWLAIGEVKRATPDGYSLAVVDNTHMTLQPQLYRNLPFDPVKDFVPVAPIYTTHFFMVVSASSPWNNVTDLIAAAKAQPGKLTYGTWGMGSVAHVGTSMFQTATQTNMTHVPFKDLAQLYTAVANGEVDWAFGTAATVQNLYQAKRVKLLALAAPSRLGSYADVPTVSEAGGPKDFELKTWVAAFAPKGTPDAVVKRINDAIAQAVVTPAVRKRFETYGFDAWPQDAAALAQARDADSARFAAVVKEANISLD; encoded by the coding sequence ATGAAAAATACCCTCTGGTGCATGGCGCTGACCGGCGCCCTGGCCTGCGCCTCGGCACAGGCCCAATCCGACAAATACCCCGAACGGCCGGTGCGCATCGTGCTGCCGTACTCGGTGGGCAGCGGTCCCGACGCCGTCGCCCGCATGCTGGGCGAACAGCTCACGGCGGCCTGGAAGCAGCCGCTCATCGTCGAGAACAAGCCCGGCGCCAACGGCTGGCTGGCGATCGGCGAGGTCAAGCGCGCCACGCCCGACGGCTACTCGCTGGCCGTGGTGGACAACACCCACATGACGCTGCAGCCGCAGCTCTACCGCAACCTGCCCTTCGATCCGGTCAAGGATTTCGTGCCGGTGGCGCCGATCTACACCACGCATTTCTTCATGGTCGTATCGGCCTCCTCGCCCTGGAACAATGTCACCGATCTGATCGCGGCGGCCAAGGCCCAGCCCGGCAAGCTGACCTACGGCACCTGGGGCATGGGCAGCGTGGCGCACGTGGGCACGTCCATGTTCCAGACCGCCACGCAGACCAACATGACCCACGTCCCCTTCAAGGACCTGGCCCAGCTCTACACGGCAGTGGCCAACGGCGAAGTGGACTGGGCCTTCGGCACCGCCGCCACGGTGCAGAACCTGTACCAGGCCAAGCGGGTCAAGCTGCTGGCGCTGGCGGCGCCGTCGCGCCTGGGTTCCTACGCCGACGTGCCCACGGTCAGCGAGGCTGGCGGCCCCAAGGACTTCGAACTGAAGACCTGGGTCGCAGCCTTCGCGCCCAAGGGCACGCCGGATGCCGTGGTCAAGCGCATCAATGACGCCATCGCCCAGGCCGTGGTGACGCCCGCGGTGCGCAAGCGTTTCGAGACCTATGGCTTTGACGCCTGGCCGCAGGACGCCGCCGCGCTGGCCCAGGCCCGCGACGCGGACTCGGCGCGCTTTGCGGCCGTGGTCAAGGAGGCCAATATCTCTTTGGACTGA
- a CDS encoding TetR/AcrR family transcriptional regulator, with the protein MNDASTKGALKGEALRTAILDAAATLFIKRGSGGTSIQDIAESLGLSRTAVYYYFKSKDAILRSLTEDVLSAAKKMAGETATREDLDPVEALRALVTQHADLILSRTAEFRVADRTEADMTPKQRAAVQASRRNVLENFSRVIENGIRDGQFRMVDPHVAAFSLIGMCNWSAWWYKPDGRLGRAEVAAIMADMAVQSLLRDAARRPRSPDVRESLRLVREDLDYLEKLVLPGGPQA; encoded by the coding sequence GTGAACGACGCAAGCACCAAGGGAGCGCTGAAGGGCGAAGCGCTGCGCACCGCCATACTCGACGCCGCGGCCACGCTCTTCATCAAGCGCGGCTCTGGCGGCACCAGCATCCAGGACATCGCCGAGTCCCTGGGCCTGAGCCGCACTGCCGTCTATTACTATTTCAAGAGCAAGGACGCGATCCTGCGTTCGCTGACCGAGGACGTGCTGAGCGCGGCCAAGAAAATGGCCGGCGAAACCGCCACTCGCGAAGACCTGGATCCGGTCGAGGCGCTGCGCGCCCTGGTCACGCAGCATGCCGATCTGATCCTGTCGCGCACCGCCGAATTCCGTGTGGCCGACCGGACCGAGGCCGACATGACGCCCAAGCAGCGCGCGGCCGTGCAGGCGTCGCGGCGCAACGTGCTGGAGAACTTCAGCCGGGTCATCGAAAACGGCATCCGCGACGGCCAGTTCCGCATGGTCGATCCCCACGTCGCGGCTTTCAGCCTCATCGGCATGTGCAACTGGTCGGCATGGTGGTACAAGCCGGACGGCAGGCTGGGCCGCGCGGAAGTTGCGGCCATCATGGCCGACATGGCCGTGCAATCGCTGTTGCGCGACGCCGCCCGGCGGCCGCGCTCGCCGGACGTGCGCGAGTCGCTGCGGCTGGTGCGCGAGGATCTTGATTACCTGGAAAAGCTGGTGCTGCCTGGCGGGCCGCAGGCCTGA